CTGGAAATAATCCTGTTCTGTAAAATTTTGTCGCGAAGGGTCCGCAGAAGCGTCCTGCCGTTCGCGCCAGTCGCCCCAGTTCGCTTTTGCGATGTCGAACAATCGTTTGATCATGAGATCAGGCTCGCCGACTCTGCCATATGCGCCGGATTCCGGCTCGAAATTCGAGTTTCGCTGAGAATTGAAAAACCGTTCTCAGGATAGGTGTGTATGGTGAAAAACCGGTTGTCGCGAACGTCGATAGCGATGCCGGTGAAGGGCGCGTCCTGTGAATTTTGCGACGGATTCTCGAAGCCATGCGAGATGCATTGCAGGGCGGCGTCCGTCGGAAGCGCGGCGCGATAGGCGTCCATGTCGATATAAAGCTGGTTGACCACTTCAATGCGATAATGGTATTTGAAACCGGCGCTCGTGAATTCGTTTTCGTGCGTCGCTCCGGGCTGGAGAGGGGTCTGGTCGATGGAATCTCCGACCAGTTGCTCGGGACCGCAGGCGATGAATTCTGTGAGAACTTCCCTTCCGGACTGACTGATGATACGGTGACTTTGCCCGATGATGGCGACGTCCAGTCGGGAACCGTTGGCCAAAGCCCAGGCCCCGCGTTTGAATATCGAAACCGGGGCGTCGTGAAAGCCGCGGAACAAGCTGAATGAAATCTGATTGTCCAAGTGTTGTTTCGCTACAATTAAAAGAAGTCGTACTCATTTTTTAACACGATTGAGGATGTGAAATCAATTGCCGAACTCCGCCGCATCGGTTGCGTGAAGCGGCGGCGCTGATGAACAGAACTATGGAATACCGACGTTTTGGAAGAACCAACGAGAGCATTTCCGTCATCACCCTGGGCGGAATGCGA
This window of the Candidatus Nitrohelix vancouverensis genome carries:
- a CDS encoding DUF2617 family protein → MDNQISFSLFRGFHDAPVSIFKRGAWALANGSRLDVAIIGQSHRIISQSGREVLTEFIACGPEQLVGDSIDQTPLQPGATHENEFTSAGFKYHYRIEVVNQLYIDMDAYRAALPTDAALQCISHGFENPSQNSQDAPFTGIAIDVRDNRFFTIHTYPENGFSILSETRISSRNPAHMAESASLIS